Proteins encoded in a region of the Halodesulfovibrio marinisediminis DSM 17456 genome:
- a CDS encoding ATP-binding protein, with protein sequence MKQYSRLLGISLLALALLSVLSSIGLCNSVGPDLLTSRARAPRFGTCIATPPYEFVDGQCLYSGITADYVHLFEKILGVKFKRTRCTGRYRMFKAVELKDVDFIPLVERTPELQRKMDFIFPYIQQPTVVVTTAEASFGENVDSLRGKRIAIPAYSGVAQYLLKLFGNDIHLVEYDGNGTTVLESVLQGEADAAILDLTIASYFLDKKRFGEMKIAGFTDYIAVRGMAVRKNMPELKKQLLGAVQQIPSSKHAELHSKWLVTPKVPIWKDDRLIGGTLIVLGVGLALLALITGWNQSLKKTVKKRTLALEAVNTMLFQSLQASSEQALHGTCLELIHQTMGAKVVFLAVKQNDRLNMVTSFPEDYVTVLNQVSFPLENLCCNTAVQSTISVKTGNKGELPACFALRAFHTDNIDKFVVGVASNDNYSPEALSTFNTLVSTFGQVVRHKQAERALLEKDKQIIRVQRMESLGVMAGGIAHDFNNILGAIIANGEMIELFHEVEEESVGAKLQSILAAAYRGRDVVQQILNFARPNSDGVKPLRLDEVVFETEKMFRVSLPAKIEMELRVDKEAVVLANSTQISQVLMNLCMNSVQAIGDSKGTIRIFLKKEFTVPKHMFQGALSVSDSYILLSVEDDGPGMPPEVLEHVFDPFFTTKPPGEGTGLGLSIVAGIVSSYGGFVHVDSAVETGTRINIIFPSCDQSPDSLRKESGISTAQGDGKILFVDDEETVLLSYSEVLEQLGYTVQAQRCAEAALKLFSTSPESYSLVITDYNMPGLTGDMLARSILDIRPDIPVILCTGFSSRFDERKAEGLGLAALLKKPVSIRELADTVSRFISM encoded by the coding sequence ATGAAACAATATTCACGTCTGCTTGGGATTTCTCTTCTTGCACTTGCTCTACTCAGTGTCCTCTCTTCAATTGGATTGTGTAACAGCGTAGGACCGGATTTGCTGACGTCCCGTGCCCGTGCTCCAAGATTTGGTACATGCATAGCCACACCTCCATATGAGTTTGTGGATGGTCAGTGTCTTTATTCTGGGATAACTGCTGATTATGTACATCTTTTTGAGAAAATTCTTGGAGTGAAGTTTAAGCGTACACGGTGTACTGGCAGATATCGAATGTTCAAAGCCGTGGAACTCAAGGACGTGGATTTTATCCCATTAGTGGAACGTACGCCTGAATTACAACGAAAAATGGATTTTATTTTTCCATATATTCAGCAGCCTACAGTAGTAGTCACAACTGCGGAAGCCTCCTTTGGGGAAAATGTCGACTCTCTGCGCGGTAAGCGTATTGCTATTCCAGCATATTCTGGGGTGGCGCAGTATCTTTTAAAACTGTTCGGGAACGATATTCACCTAGTTGAATATGACGGGAACGGGACAACTGTTTTAGAATCAGTACTGCAAGGGGAGGCTGACGCAGCCATTCTTGATTTAACCATCGCTTCATATTTTCTTGATAAAAAGCGTTTTGGTGAAATGAAGATCGCTGGATTCACTGACTATATTGCGGTCAGAGGTATGGCTGTCCGTAAAAACATGCCTGAGCTTAAAAAACAGCTTTTGGGAGCCGTTCAGCAAATTCCATCATCAAAACATGCAGAACTTCATAGCAAATGGTTGGTTACTCCAAAGGTTCCAATTTGGAAAGATGACAGGCTAATAGGTGGAACACTGATCGTACTTGGTGTTGGATTAGCTTTACTGGCATTAATTACTGGATGGAACCAAAGCTTAAAAAAAACTGTAAAGAAGCGTACGTTGGCACTTGAAGCCGTTAACACTATGCTTTTTCAGTCGTTACAGGCTTCTTCTGAGCAAGCATTGCATGGCACCTGTTTAGAATTAATTCACCAGACTATGGGGGCAAAGGTCGTTTTTTTGGCTGTTAAACAAAATGACAGGCTGAATATGGTGACCAGTTTTCCTGAAGACTATGTAACTGTTCTAAACCAAGTGTCATTTCCACTTGAAAATCTTTGCTGCAATACGGCTGTACAATCAACTATAAGCGTTAAAACAGGAAATAAAGGTGAACTGCCTGCCTGTTTTGCGCTGCGTGCATTTCATACGGATAATATCGATAAATTTGTAGTCGGCGTGGCGAGTAATGATAACTACTCGCCTGAGGCTCTTTCAACGTTCAATACTCTTGTTTCGACATTTGGACAGGTTGTGCGTCATAAGCAGGCGGAGCGTGCTCTTCTTGAGAAAGACAAACAAATTATTAGAGTACAGCGTATGGAGTCTCTTGGTGTAATGGCAGGAGGCATCGCACACGATTTTAACAACATTCTGGGTGCGATTATTGCCAATGGTGAGATGATAGAGCTATTTCACGAAGTGGAAGAAGAAAGTGTCGGAGCTAAGCTTCAGTCAATTCTGGCTGCTGCTTATCGTGGCAGGGACGTAGTACAACAAATTTTGAATTTTGCACGTCCTAACAGTGATGGGGTAAAGCCGCTTCGTCTTGATGAGGTTGTATTTGAAACAGAAAAAATGTTCAGAGTCTCTTTACCGGCAAAGATCGAGATGGAACTGCGTGTCGACAAGGAGGCGGTAGTTTTAGCAAATTCCACTCAGATTTCTCAAGTTTTGATGAATTTGTGTATGAACTCGGTGCAGGCGATAGGGGATTCAAAAGGGACTATCAGAATATTTCTTAAAAAAGAGTTCACGGTACCGAAACATATGTTCCAAGGTGCCTTGTCTGTATCTGACAGCTATATTTTACTTAGTGTTGAGGATGATGGACCGGGGATGCCCCCTGAGGTGCTTGAGCATGTTTTCGATCCCTTCTTTACAACAAAACCTCCTGGAGAAGGTACGGGGCTTGGACTGTCTATTGTGGCGGGGATTGTTTCTTCCTATGGTGGATTTGTGCATGTTGACAGTGCAGTAGAGACAGGGACTCGGATAAATATAATTTTTCCTTCCTGCGACCAAAGTCCGGACTCTTTGCGTAAAGAAAGTGGTATTTCGACAGCGCAAGGTGATGGAAAAATTTTGTTTGTCGATGATGAAGAAACGGTTCTTTTATCCTATTCTGAAGTGTTGGAGCAGCTTGGATACACAGTTCAAGCTCAGCGCTGCGCTGAAGCTGCTTTGAAGTTATTTTCTACGTCGCCGGAAAGTTATTCGCTGGTTATAACAGACTATAATATGCCTGGACTGACTGGAGATATGCTTGCACGAAGCATTCTAGATATTCGTCCTGATATTCCAGTGATTTTGTGTACTGGGTTCAGCTCCCGCTTTGATGAACGGAAAGCAGAAGGACTGGGATTAGCGGCTCTTCTGAAAAAGCCGGTGAGCATCAGGGAATTGGCTGACACTGTCAGCCGGTTTATTTCAATGTAA
- a CDS encoding FmdE family protein has product MGHDIIIQGDEKPIGEYSYEEFKDMATLFHNYPAPGLMLGGYMVEAAKACMSEDVLYEIISETSWCLPDAAQMLTPCTMGNGWLKVVNFGRYAVTLYNKYNGEGVRVSLCPEKMEQYEELTTWLYKRKPKAEQDTEKLQREIALAGASICNISPVKVSGKHLIKRSKGTIADCPVCGEPYPQKYGSICRACQGESPYEEVSVVDRTRVVPSNVSVVPLEEAVGKTALHDMTEINPGKSKGPLFRKGHVFEVGDLCRLQRIGKNSVYVVDGDVDGSWVHENQCATHFANKMAGEFVKAGGSAKEGKVELISQEAGMLVVDTKTLEAFNHIPGVMAACRKGFSLVKKGVSIAGTRAIPLYLERAVFDTAIQVLGEEPVFSVKPLRAAKAGVLITGNEVFDGLIQDKFEGIIETKLAALGSSIEQVIICQDDRSRIADAAKSLVKQGCDLIITTAGLSVDPDDVTRAGLVDAGLKNILYGAPVLPGAMTLIGSLQGVQTLGVPACALFHKHTSLDIILPRLLAGLAITRSDLAAIANGGMCMDCSHCSFPKCAFGK; this is encoded by the coding sequence ATGGGACACGATATTATTATTCAAGGTGATGAAAAACCGATTGGGGAATACTCTTATGAAGAGTTTAAGGATATGGCTACGCTATTTCACAATTATCCGGCACCAGGGTTAATGCTTGGCGGGTATATGGTTGAAGCTGCTAAGGCTTGTATGTCAGAAGACGTATTATATGAGATTATTAGTGAGACATCTTGGTGCTTGCCGGATGCTGCACAAATGCTCACTCCGTGTACGATGGGTAATGGCTGGCTCAAGGTGGTTAATTTTGGACGCTATGCAGTAACGTTGTACAATAAGTATAATGGCGAAGGGGTTCGAGTTAGCTTGTGTCCAGAAAAAATGGAACAGTATGAAGAGCTGACAACATGGCTTTATAAGCGCAAACCGAAAGCAGAGCAGGATACGGAAAAGTTGCAGCGCGAGATTGCCCTCGCAGGTGCGTCAATTTGCAACATTTCTCCAGTTAAAGTTTCTGGCAAGCATTTAATAAAGCGAAGCAAGGGCACAATTGCTGATTGTCCAGTATGCGGAGAGCCGTACCCCCAAAAATATGGTTCAATTTGCAGGGCATGTCAGGGAGAAAGTCCTTATGAAGAGGTTTCTGTAGTAGATAGAACTCGCGTTGTCCCTAGCAATGTGTCTGTTGTTCCTCTTGAAGAGGCGGTTGGTAAAACCGCACTGCACGACATGACAGAAATTAATCCCGGAAAAAGTAAAGGGCCACTTTTCCGAAAGGGCCATGTGTTTGAAGTGGGTGATTTGTGCCGTCTTCAGCGCATTGGAAAGAACTCTGTATATGTTGTGGATGGGGATGTAGATGGTAGCTGGGTTCATGAGAACCAATGTGCTACGCACTTTGCTAACAAGATGGCCGGAGAGTTTGTTAAAGCCGGAGGCTCTGCAAAAGAAGGCAAGGTAGAGCTGATATCGCAAGAGGCGGGCATGCTTGTTGTCGATACTAAAACTCTGGAGGCCTTCAACCATATCCCTGGTGTGATGGCTGCATGCAGAAAAGGTTTTTCTTTAGTAAAGAAAGGGGTAAGTATTGCCGGAACTCGGGCTATTCCTCTTTATCTTGAGCGGGCTGTGTTTGATACAGCAATACAAGTGCTGGGTGAAGAACCTGTTTTTTCGGTAAAACCACTTCGGGCAGCCAAAGCTGGGGTGTTGATAACCGGCAATGAGGTTTTTGACGGACTAATTCAAGATAAATTTGAAGGCATTATCGAAACTAAACTTGCTGCTCTTGGAAGCAGCATTGAACAAGTTATCATTTGTCAGGATGATCGTTCCAGAATTGCCGATGCTGCTAAGTCGCTTGTGAAACAAGGGTGTGATCTTATAATCACCACAGCAGGACTTTCTGTTGATCCTGACGATGTTACTCGTGCAGGACTTGTTGATGCAGGGTTGAAAAATATTCTTTATGGTGCTCCTGTCTTGCCCGGAGCCATGACTCTTATTGGAAGCTTGCAGGGGGTTCAGACCCTTGGCGTTCCGGCTTGTGCCTTATTTCATAAGCATACAAGTCTGGACATTATACTCCCTAGGCTACTTGCAGGGCTGGCAATTACCAGAAGTGACCTTGCTGCAATCGCCAATGGCGGTATGTGTATGGATTGTTCCCATTGCTCGTTCCCTAAATGTGCTTTTGGTAAGTAA
- a CDS encoding linear amide C-N hydrolase — protein sequence MRKKNKYLILTELYLSLAVIMQSNDSEACSRIVVATPHHGVIVSRTLDWSKELGEIAEVSGVGQKRTTRNKSGHYANPATWTVKYQTLSFIEPKVFECTTSEAINEKGLSASVLYMADSEKIQQTHSDNEAPAVNLQNLVSYLVENNASVQEALDAKEAGKWQVAWAETIHIKGEAIQGPHFSMQDKSGHIALFQFTDVGEVIYDSKKGDDDLNVMTNAPLLWKQRVMLEYVGKNNIRRMDADIHPYSRFQRLTAYLNAQQFDSKLSRAQVDAKISLVMDTGGSVPTDVKDESTGLSYETQVKIQYHFDTGDISFKNYQVDEQMRFNFKDIMKFKKPMFADLMGDLAAGHKSPNWLPYNPAKCQ from the coding sequence ATGCGTAAAAAGAATAAATATCTAATTTTAACAGAACTATACTTATCTCTTGCTGTAATTATGCAAAGCAATGATTCTGAAGCCTGCTCGCGCATTGTTGTTGCTACTCCACATCATGGGGTTATCGTCTCGCGTACCCTTGATTGGTCAAAAGAGTTAGGAGAAATCGCTGAGGTATCCGGCGTAGGACAAAAACGGACTACACGAAACAAGTCTGGCCATTATGCCAATCCGGCCACATGGACAGTCAAATATCAAACCTTAAGCTTCATCGAACCAAAGGTGTTCGAATGCACCACTTCCGAAGCCATCAACGAGAAAGGACTATCTGCGTCCGTCCTGTATATGGCTGACTCTGAAAAAATCCAGCAAACGCACAGTGATAACGAAGCACCTGCCGTCAACTTGCAGAACTTGGTTAGCTATCTGGTAGAAAATAATGCTTCTGTTCAGGAAGCTTTGGATGCGAAAGAGGCAGGCAAATGGCAAGTGGCGTGGGCAGAAACTATACACATCAAGGGCGAAGCTATTCAAGGTCCTCATTTTTCTATGCAGGACAAAAGTGGTCACATAGCATTGTTTCAATTTACCGATGTTGGCGAAGTCATCTATGACAGCAAGAAAGGTGACGATGATCTTAACGTAATGACCAATGCCCCACTGCTGTGGAAACAGAGAGTCATGCTTGAATATGTCGGCAAAAACAATATCCGGCGCATGGACGCGGACATCCACCCATACTCCCGATTCCAACGTCTAACCGCATATCTTAATGCTCAACAGTTCGATTCCAAGCTGAGCAGAGCTCAGGTCGACGCCAAGATCAGTCTTGTGATGGATACAGGGGGATCAGTGCCTACGGATGTCAAAGACGAGTCAACAGGACTGAGCTATGAAACCCAGGTGAAAATCCAATATCATTTTGATACTGGGGACATAAGTTTTAAGAATTATCAGGTTGATGAACAAATGAGATTCAATTTTAAGGACATCATGAAGTTCAAGAAACCCATGTTCGCAGATCTCATGGGCGATCTAGCAGCTGGGCACAAGAGTCCAAACTGGCTTCCATATAATCCAGCAAAATGCCAATAA
- a CDS encoding rhodanese-related (seleno)protein, which yields MKAIKLAGFILMILAFVATAFAEGVQRIDKDALKENMGSYIIVDFRTGSDWKGSEFKILGAVRPKGNIVDFAKSKGWAKDAKIVFYCAUPNESTSAREAQKLINAGYTNVFALVGGWNDWYRNKYPVEEK from the coding sequence ATGAAAGCAATTAAATTAGCCGGCTTTATCCTAATGATCTTAGCATTTGTAGCTACGGCATTTGCCGAGGGCGTTCAACGGATAGACAAAGATGCTTTAAAGGAAAATATGGGGTCCTACATCATTGTAGATTTCCGCACTGGATCAGACTGGAAAGGAAGTGAATTTAAGATACTGGGAGCTGTTCGCCCCAAAGGAAACATTGTGGATTTTGCCAAAAGCAAAGGTTGGGCAAAAGATGCAAAAATCGTTTTTTACTGTGCCTGACCGAATGAATCTACAAGCGCCCGGGAGGCGCAAAAATTGATCAATGCAGGGTACACAAACGTTTTCGCCCTGGTTGGCGGCTGGAACGACTGGTATAGAAACAAGTACCCTGTAGAAGAAAAATAG
- a CDS encoding cation:proton antiporter domain-containing protein, translating to MGLATDIILIVVFAFFFGLVAQRLKQPLILGYILAGVFLGPYTSGYTISDVHEIELLAEIGIALLLFALGLEFSFKDLKPVKKIALIGTPIQMLATIALGYWAGQLMGLDWKSSVWLGALVSFSSTMVILKTLMNQGWMGTLSSRVMVGILIVQDLAVVPLMIALPELNDPVLGLPKLGFAALKAIGFLSVMIVLGTRLLPWLLRHIASVGSKELFLLAITAIGLGVGYLTYMVGLSFAFGAFVAGMVLSESEHGHQALSVIIPLRDIFGLLFFSSVGMLFDPMFLVDNFSSVIKLLVIICIGKGLIFATISILFKYRNVVPLAVGLGLFQVGEFAFVLARLGVSTASITNEVYSLVLTVTILSMALTPVVSGLTAPLYRFRQRWFRHEKLTTYNLPQEKLANHVVILGGGRIGFQTAQILKRLNQTHVVVEFDQKRFEELKQADIAAVYGDADQEIVLEAAGVSSAALLVVTVSDCVTSQSAVKLAKKINERLEIIVRSAGYDDFKVMKELGVSEAVLPDLEGSLEIVRQALQYLDVPLTEIQYQTEKVRQELYSDLFTQKQNYKVLSQLRGAERQFDLQWVRLSKESSLANHSIGESNIRKRTGASIVGVVRNEELLSNPDANCVLLDEDLIAIIGNDQARNNFLKLIKS from the coding sequence ATGGGGCTCGCCACTGATATAATTCTCATTGTTGTTTTTGCGTTTTTTTTTGGGTTAGTCGCCCAACGTTTAAAGCAACCTTTGATCCTAGGGTATATTCTGGCAGGGGTGTTCCTTGGGCCTTATACAAGCGGATATACTATCTCTGATGTTCACGAAATTGAACTTCTTGCTGAGATTGGGATTGCCTTACTGCTTTTTGCTTTAGGTTTGGAATTCTCTTTTAAGGATTTAAAACCAGTAAAGAAAATTGCATTAATAGGAACTCCAATACAGATGTTGGCAACTATTGCCCTTGGTTATTGGGCTGGGCAACTTATGGGGCTCGACTGGAAATCTTCAGTCTGGCTTGGAGCGCTTGTCTCATTCTCAAGTACTATGGTTATTTTGAAGACCTTGATGAACCAAGGATGGATGGGGACGCTATCTAGTAGAGTAATGGTAGGGATACTTATAGTCCAAGATTTGGCAGTTGTTCCTTTGATGATTGCTTTGCCGGAACTGAATGACCCTGTGCTTGGCTTGCCAAAACTTGGTTTTGCTGCACTAAAAGCTATTGGCTTTCTTTCAGTAATGATTGTTCTCGGTACACGTCTGCTTCCTTGGTTGTTGCGTCATATTGCAAGTGTCGGTTCAAAAGAGCTATTTTTGCTGGCGATTACAGCAATCGGTTTAGGTGTAGGGTACTTGACCTATATGGTTGGTCTTTCGTTCGCGTTTGGTGCGTTTGTTGCCGGTATGGTTCTTAGTGAATCAGAGCATGGCCATCAGGCATTGAGTGTCATTATTCCATTACGGGATATTTTTGGGCTCTTATTTTTCTCCTCAGTCGGCATGTTGTTCGACCCGATGTTTTTGGTTGATAATTTTTCATCCGTAATAAAGCTGTTGGTTATTATTTGTATAGGAAAAGGGCTTATTTTTGCTACAATTTCAATTCTTTTTAAATACAGAAATGTTGTACCTCTAGCTGTTGGGTTGGGACTTTTTCAAGTAGGTGAATTTGCCTTTGTGCTTGCACGACTGGGGGTTTCAACAGCATCAATAACAAACGAGGTTTATTCACTTGTCCTTACCGTAACAATACTATCTATGGCGTTAACTCCGGTAGTTTCGGGATTGACTGCTCCTCTCTATAGATTCAGACAACGGTGGTTTCGCCATGAAAAGCTTACTACCTACAATTTACCTCAAGAAAAATTAGCAAATCACGTGGTAATACTTGGAGGTGGACGGATTGGTTTTCAAACGGCTCAAATCTTGAAACGCTTAAATCAAACTCACGTTGTGGTGGAGTTTGATCAAAAACGTTTTGAAGAATTGAAACAGGCTGATATAGCAGCAGTTTATGGTGATGCGGATCAAGAGATAGTTCTGGAGGCGGCGGGAGTCAGCTCAGCGGCTCTTTTAGTGGTAACAGTCTCTGATTGTGTTACAAGTCAGTCAGCTGTCAAATTAGCCAAAAAGATAAATGAACGACTGGAAATTATTGTGCGCTCTGCAGGATATGATGATTTTAAGGTTATGAAGGAGCTGGGTGTATCAGAAGCTGTATTACCAGATTTGGAAGGGAGTCTGGAAATCGTTCGGCAAGCCCTTCAGTATTTGGACGTGCCCCTGACAGAAATTCAATACCAAACAGAAAAAGTACGCCAAGAGCTATATTCTGACCTATTCACTCAAAAACAAAATTACAAAGTCTTATCCCAGTTACGTGGCGCTGAGCGGCAATTTGATTTGCAATGGGTAAGGTTATCTAAAGAGAGCTCACTGGCAAATCATTCAATCGGGGAAAGTAATATTAGAAAACGGACCGGTGCTTCTATTGTTGGTGTTGTTAGAAATGAAGAGCTGCTAAGTAATCCCGACGCGAATTGTGTCCTTTTGGATGAAGACCTGATTGCAATTATCGGAAACGATCAAGCGCGAAATAATTTTCTTAAACTTATTAAAAGCTAA